TATATATCTAAGGCCCAGGTTGCAGTATCTATATTTAATTGAGCCTTTATATTATCAATATTGCCGTACATATTGTTAAATTCAGTATCTTCGCTGTTTAATACTCCCCTAAATATCTTAGTATCTGCAGGTATTGGGGGTAAATAATTTTTCAATGCAGTATTACTCATTTATTGCCACCGTCCCCAATATTGGAGTTTCACATAAAGTTTTTGTTAATGATATTGGAATGTTTGTTGTTCCTCCATTTACAGTTAAATTGGAATAGTCCAGCACTCCTTTACTATCAAGTATTGCCACACCAATTTTAGCATAAGAAACTACAGCATTATCTATAAATGCCAGTGATTTTAAATATTCAGTTATACTTGCCTCAACATTAGCAAGTCTTTGTTCATCAGTATAATTTGTGTCTTTCACGATTGCAAAACTTACATTTATAGTTTTAGCTGCAGCTTCTTCAACTGTTGTATAGCAAAATGCCGGTGCTTTTCCATATCCCAGTCCCCAACTCTCTCCTAGTGGGTCCATGTAATTTTGTACTTCATTCACTAAATCTGCACCAGGGACTTGTTTATTGGCATCTATAATAACTAATTTTATAGTGTTATTTCCATTCCAGGTGGGAAAAACTTTAGCGTCACCTACACCGGGATATTCTTTAACCAGATTTTGAAAATAAGCTATATTGCTTCCCGTATCTGGATTTTGTAATTTTTCATAATATCTTTCAAGTAAATGGGCATCACTTTCAGCATCAAAACCTCCCTGAGCTGCCAGAGGATTTGTAACACCGATTACACCACTTATAGCCACAGGCATAACGGTTATTTGGTTGGCCGGAATATTTCCACTACCTCCCGGTATTACAGCTTGTATTTCAATTGTTCCACTGCCGGTTATAGTTTTGGATTCCAGTGATTTAAACTGTACTGCATTAGGGGTTTGAAATAAATCCCCTTCAGCTATAGTTGCAGTTCCTGTTATATTTAAAATTCCTGCTGCATATTTGGCGGGATTTCTGGTTTGACCTGTCCTCTGTTTTATTCTTAACTCCAATTCATCATCACTAAGTTTGCTTAAATCAAACTTGTCAACTATACTATCTAATTCAGTGGAGACTTTTACAAATTCTTTGCTTGCAGCAACTACACTGTCATATACAAGATAACCTTCTGTTTTATCTACACTGTCAGATATATTCCCTAACATTCTGGTTTTTATAGTTTCTTCTGATTCACTATACATCCATATCCACCTCCCCCTGATCTGTAAGAGCTGTAAAGCTAACGGTTAAAGTATCTCCATCATATGCAGTAGTGAAATTCTGCATACCTGTTATATGATGATTTAAACTTATGCATTCCCATACAATTCTCCTGGCTTCACTTTCAATTAATCCACTGCTAAACCCCTGACCTATCAAACTATCTAAATCATGACCATAATTATCAGAGTAAATACTATAGTTCATCTTTACAGTGTTCAGTGCTTTCCATATCCATATCTTAAGAGCTTCTTTACCTTCCACTATTACAAACTTACCATCTTTAAGAAGGAAATCATCATTTTCAAAGTCCCAGGCATATTCTTTTGGAGTTGTAACTGTACTTGAAGAATTTTCAATACTTTGATTTATTACATTATCTATATTTACATCAAATTGTGGTAATATACTCATAAGCTTACCACCTTGCATAATACAATATATTTTTGTCCATCAGGGGTAGCTAGACAGGCTACCATATCGTCTTTTTTAAGACCCTCTATAAAGTTTAATTCTGCATCAGGTATTCCTATAGATGTTATGCTACCATCTGTTGTAGATCCTGTAGCACTTGTGGAAGGTATCTTTATCCTCCTTTTATAGTTAGCCAGTAAAAAATCTGATACTAGGAGATTTTTTTTAGTAAGTGGCGTATCATTTATTTGAATTGTCAAAGGGTCAGAACTTATTACCTTTCCAATATCAATAGAAGGAGGATTATAAGCTGCCCCCTGACTTCTCATTTTCAAAAGTATATCATTATATGGATTCTTTATATTCATGCTGCCGCATCCACCTCCACCAGTTTCATTTTAGTTTGAAAGTTTAAAGTTAAATCCATAGTGTATTTACCGGTTCCAACCTCCCATGTATGTGTATCTGCATCAATACACATTACAGTATCCAATAAATTATAGATATATGGTATTTGAACCTTAACTCCCCATCCAGTTGTACATCTAGTATCACCAATAAGATTTACAAAAACAGTTTCATCCACACCATGCAGCATATTTGTTGCTGTTGTGATTGGGGCATTATCATCATCTGGAGCAGAATATACATCTTGAAGTATTCCGTAAGCTTTTATCCAATCTCTTTGCCATGCAGTACCTACATATTCACCTTTGCTGTTATAGACATTTACCTTATTTATCATATTGCTTATGGAATCGGAATAAGTTGTTTTTCCTAGATTTAGACTAGGTTTTATAACAAAATTATCAATCGCAACACCCATGTTCATTATTTCTAAAACATCTCTATTCATAAATGGATAAAAGTTATACCTGCCACCGTTAAAGTGCCATACCTTTGTATAGGCCATCATTATAGTATCGTAGAATGTTTTCTCCATTGCTAGTAAATCTATTTTTAACCCTGTAACTCCAATATCTCCACAAAATACTCCTGCTTCCCCGCAAACTACCCTTGTTATTTCTTCAGGTGTTATATTGGTAAAATTGTGGCTGCTCTTGGACTTTGCAAGGTATATCATACAGTCAAAAGCCACAAATTTAAGTTCCTGGGTATCAGAATCTATTTCCCTGTCAAATACATGTCCCCTGAAAATCTCTTTTTCATCCTCTACCATCCAGATTAAAGTCCCTGGACCTATCTGTACATTAGGCTGGTTTTTATCCCATATGCTGTAGGCCATAGTAACTTCAAGTTTTCTTGCTATGGAATCCTTATCACCACTCCATACAATGGTTTTACAGAAGTTAGTTATTTTTGTGTGTATAAGCCCTCGACTGGAGCTGTTATAAAGAGAATATAAATTAATCATTTCAGCACCCCATATTCTTTTAAGGTCAGAATAAAAGAAATATCCCCTGTTCCGTCGTTTTCCTTAAAATTAAAAGATTCAATAGAACAGAGAATATTTACTATAGTTCCTGTTATTATATATCTTACAGGTTTGCCACTGTCTATCATTTTTTTAATTGTAACCACGCAATCTTCAGGACTTGGAAAATCACTGTAAGTACAAAAACTGTATTTCTGGTTAGGAAAAAAGCTTTCTATAGGGGCTATTTCAGTTAGTTTGGGCTTTCCCAGAAAATTTACCTCTCCCCTTCCTTCCACTAAAAAAGAGCTGTTATTATTAGCCCAGGTTATATCATAGTTTGCTGGTGGAACAGGGAGCCTTAAAGAAGTACCATTGTCCTGCTTTAACCAAAATTCCATATTCTTTTTCACTATACCTCAACTCCTATATATTCATTTCAGCTATAGTAAGTTTTTTAACCAAAGCTGTAGCTATCTTGTCTATATCTGCTTCTTCCCTAACAACTATTTTATCTGCCAGTTTCTCTATTATAATTTTTATACCGGATTTTTTATCCCCATTTACTAAAGCTTCTGCCTGTTCCAATAAATATTTTGAGCGTGAGTTGTCTTTCTTTAAAGGTATTGCCATCTCTGGATAATCACCCTCACCAAAAATTGAAGGTTGAGTTGCTATACCACCCTGGGCATAACCTACATAGTTACCACCATAAAGATTAGGAATGTTATTTACGTTTCCATAACGTGATTTAATATAATCTATCGCACTCGCAGCATTGGCAATCGGATTCATTATATTATTTAACCCCGAAACCATATGTTCTCTAAATGTGCTTCCTAACATTTGTAAGAGTCCAGTAGCATGTTCTCCTCCAACACTTATTGAATTCCATGCTGTAGGATTTCCACCAGATTCTCTTTTCACTAGTTGTAATAATCCTGGAAGCCAACTCATAGGTGTACCTGTTATTCCAAGAGCAGCAGTTAACCATTCTGTAACATTCCCGCCCATGGCACTTCCAGCCATAGAAGTGATATCTCCAATCCAGTTTTTAATGAACTTTTGAATGTCTATAGAGGATATACCCTTTATAACTCCTTGAGGAATGAATTGTGACAACTTATACATAACTAAACTAGGGCTATGAATCCCAAAACCCGTTTTGAATTCTTCAATGACCTTGTCTGTAAGTGCTTTAACTATACTTGTTAAATTACCCACATTCGACTGTATACCTGCCCCAAGTTCCTGAACAATTCCCTGGCCATAAGTCAAACTTTGGTTTTTTAAATCTGTATAAATATTTTTAACCCCTGTACTCATATTAGTAGTAGGGGTTGTTACAGATTTTATGTTATTTTGGATGCCTGTTCCATAAGTTTTCATCATATCTACTGCATAAGTATCAAAATCACTTAAAGGTCCTTTGTCTGGTACACTGAAATGGATTAATTCTTTTATTTTAGAAGCCATTAAAGTCGTTGCGTCTGTTACAGATTTAGTATTCTGTCTTATTCCTTTTGCCATACTTTCTGGAATATCCTCTCCCCATTTAGTTATATTTGAGGTATTCATATTAGGTATTGAAGCTTGAACTTGCATATTTTTCATCATATTATTAGATTCTCTATTACTATGAATTTTAGTACCTGCGGGAAGCTCCATTAATTCAGGACCATTTTCATTTACCCACGTAGGTCCCCCTCTCCAATAAGTAGTCCCAAGAGCATTATTACCCGGAATAGGTCCTACTTTCCAGTCAGTCATAGTTACAGTAGTTGTTTTTCCGTTTTCATCCTTTGTGGTAACTTTATTACTTTTATCTTTATCAAGCCATTTTGTAAGCCAATCGTAAGCCTTTTTAATAGCATCAGCTATACCATTAAATAAATCTATAATCCAGCCTAAAATTGGAGCTATAAAATCATATACACCTTTTATTATAGGAGAAAGTTCTGCAATTACATCTAAAGCTTTTCCAACAACTTTTGCTATTATATCAAAAGCAACACTAAAAACTTTTTGAATTCCTGGCATAGCTTCTTTAATTTTTCCCCATAAATCCTGAACTATTGGGATAATATTCACTTTTATTACATTCCAGAAATGTTCAAGATGAGGTTTTATGCTATTAAAGGACTTTATAAAAGAATTTGCTATAGGAGGTAAATATTTATTTACTACCCCAGCTATAGCTGTTACTGCAGGAATTACATACTGTTGAGCAATACCACCTAAGAATTTAAAAGCAGGTAAAACCACTGTTTGAACTATTTTAGATAAAGATTTAAATGCCGGTTCTCCCACAGATTTTATTATTTTAGATATAGTATTAAAAGTAGGAGTTAAGACGGTTCCTATCTTCCCACCTATCTTTATAATATTTTCGCCAAACTTAGTAAAACCATCTGCATTTTTATCTAATAAATTGGCAAGAGGTGTAAGGATTTTATTGATAACAGGTAAAAAAGCCTTGCCAAAATTTGCTCCTATTGTTTCTAAATTTCCTGTTACGGTACTCCACTTACCAGCAGTGGAATTACTTAATTCACTTGCTCCTCCTGCAAATACTTTTCCTATATTTCCCTCGGAACTTGTTTGCTGTTTAAAATAACTTTCAACTCCCCCAGCATTATTTATATCATCCTGACTTATTTTGAAACCAAACTCTTTCATTCTTTCAGTTTCGCCAGTTTTTAAATCAGCCAAAGCTTCCATAGCATCCATTACACTTTTTCCAGGATTAAGTGCTGCCATATTCTCACTCAATTTCACTAAATCCATGCCTGCTTTAGTATCTCCTGAAGTTATATTCACAGCTCTACGCCCTGCTGCTATAACTTCACTAGTTCCAAAAGGCGTAATGTTAGCTTCTGTCCTAAGTTGGGATATATAAGAATCCGTCATTTTCTGAACATCTGCTTGACTAGAACTTTGGTTATTGTAGCCTATAAAATGCTTCATAGCTATTTGTTCTTGTTCTAAGTCTGAAGCTGCACCTATAGTAGCTTTTCCTGCCGCATTTGTTGCCATTGTGGCTGCTAAAGTTTTTAGACTAAATAGATTATTCTTAATCTTAGATATCACCGAAGAAGTTTCATCTTTAGCCTTAATGGCTATTGTGACAGGTAATTTTGCTAAACTGAGCAATTCACTTTTGGCCTTAGATACAACTCCTACTGTTTTATTTACTGCATTAATAGATAATAAAGTAGATTTTATAGTAGCCATATCACCTTTAACTTTAGAAATAACTTCTTTAGTCTTATTGGTGGCGTTGATTGGAATATTTAATGGATGTGTTACTATTTCTTTAATGTTATTTTTTAATTCACCTATTTTACTGTTAGCTAAAGCAGTATCCATATCTATTCTTTTTCCTGATACCATATCAATAACTTCAGCTGTAGAATTAACTGAATTTTTTACTTCATTAATCTTATCAATGGCATTATCAGTATTTATACTTACCTTCTTTTTAGACATAAGGTCTATAACATTGTTAGCAGATGTAACGCTCTCCTTAACATTCTTAATTTCATTAATGGCACTGGTTGTATCTACATCTATATTTTTCCCTGTCATCATATCAATTACATTATTGGCAACTTTCGCACTTTCCGTAAGCTTATTAACAGCTTCTATAGGTGAAACTATTTGAGAACTCATAGTATCTTCTAATACAATTCTAGCTCTTATCTCTGCCAAATCCTCACCCCATTTCTAGATATAATAAAAGTGCCTAACAATAAAAGCAGCCGTATCTTCCAAATAAAAAAGAACCACATGAGTGATTCTCTCTTAAATATGCCACCTTAACTTGAATAAAGTTAGAGATCTTTAGTACCAATATTAAATCTTCCACTTATGTCCACAATTAATACAAACGGCAAGAGTTTCGGTTTTAACCTTGCCCTTTCTCTTACCTATAATCAACCAAAGGCCTAAAGTACATATTATTAAGCAAAGCCTTCCTATTGCCCATAAACAACCCGTGCCCTTCACCCTTGAATCGCCTTGCACTACTTGAATATTATCAGAACCACATTTAGAGCATATCATGACAATTTCCCCCTTAATTCATAATTTGTCAATAATATTGTAACAAAATGTATATGTTCTTGTCCAATTTTATGACAAAATTCCTTATAGAGGGATTATATGATAACTGCTGGGAAAACAGGAATTTTATTATTTAACATTTGCCTTCTTTCCTCACTCTTTTCTTCTATTTCGTAATCATAGAAAGCTCTTAATACAGTCTTATCGCCCTCAGAAGCATTCCAAAACTCAGACGGTAAAGTGATGTGTTTAGTTTTCCATAACTCATACATAAGAGTTACTTCTCCACCTGAGTTGATGAGTTTTTTATTTCTTTTATTGCATCAGTTCCGAAACCACTCAAGTTAGTTATAACTTTGACTAAAGAAGTAATTTCTCCTGGTAAAAATATTGTATTTACTGCTTCTGTTGCTGTTACCACGCCATAATATTCTATTACCTGTTGATTAGTAAAATCGGGATCTTTAACCCCTTTTATAACCATATCCTCGTTAGCTGTCTTGGTGTTCTCCAATTCTTTAAATTCATCTGCAGTCAACGCCTGACAAGTAACAGTAAAAGGTTCACCTAAAATATCACTCAATCTTTTTATTTCAACTTCTTGCTCAGGTCTTACTAACTTACTCTTATCTACCTTTAATAGTAAATTCATTTTATTACTTATGTTTTATTCCTCCTAATAATTAATTTTGTTTTTTATATTCTGAAGCAATAAAAAACAACCATAAATCTAACTGTATGGTTGTTTTTATGCTGAAGTTATTATGCTTGGGTCGATAGTATCCAGTGGTTCAAAATCTTCAAAAGTAAAAGGGATTGACTCAGACCCCAACTTCCCAGATCCCCAATCAGCAAGTGTTAATTCATCAAATTTTACTCCTGACATCTTAACTCTTTCAGTACCACCATTGCCCGGGTCACTTACCTTACTGATCATAGTAAACACCGTTTCAATTCCATTTTTTAGATTAGTAGCCATAAGCAACATCATTCTAGAACTAACTTTATTTAAAGTTATGGTACCACTACCATCCCAACCAACGGTTTTATACTTTTTTGAATTTGTGCCACACATAGGTACTTCTACTTTGTTTACTTTACACTTGGCCTGAAGAGCTGTAGCTTCTGCAACTTGTGAATCATCCAAGAACACACTGCCATAGTTACCATATATGGTTTTCTCTTCATTGTAATTTCCTGCATTTGTCATACTTTACACCTCCTACGCCGCAATATTTAAATCAACATCTTCCATGCTGTCTAATATAGTTGTAGCAGCACCTATAAACACCTTATCATCTGTATTAGCTTCCTTGATTTCCTGTGTTGTCATATCATCTACACCCCTACCATCAGTGGTCGTATATCCTTGGGCTTTCAAGTAAGCTTTCTGTGCTTCCACATCAATATAAACGCTACTGGAACCTTTGTCCAAAAGACCCGATAGCTCCAACTGTTCAAAATAGCCACCTATAGCACTCATGAGTAAAATCTTATGGTCATAATCATTAGGTACTTTACCTATATAGCTATCTGATATAGTTTTCTTTACATCTCCATGCATAAGGTCCATAATATCTACTATTTTAATTTTCTTGAACTTCTTCCCTTTATCCTTAGTAGTAGTTACCAGACTATTTACAGCTCTTACAACCTTAACTTTTTCGCCATCATTCATTAGAATGAATTTTCCCGCATCAACAGCAGTATCCATTTCAGTTTTAGTTAAATGGTCACAGTCATCCAACTCACTTAAAGGTGCATAAGTAGCACTAATAGTAAGTGGTGTTCCTGCTATTAACCCTGCTGCTCTGGAACAGTACTCTTTTGCTGTATAAGTTTTGTCCCCTTCTTTGTTGCTGTTATTAGCATAATTAATTACTCCCTCATGGTCAGATGGACAATTCGGAAGTATCGCCTTAACTTTTTTATCTATATTATCTCTTAAGCCTTTAATCCATGTAGCAAAAGGTGTAACATCTGCATCTGCTATTTCAGGAAAAGCAAAATAGTCCCATCTAATAGTTTCTAGATAGTGCTGTGCTTCTGTATAATCTGTAGTATCTTCTGCTATTACATAAGCTATAACCTGTTTAGGTGGATTTACATAACCCATAAAAGCTAGGGTTATTTGATTTTTATTGGCATCCGTGAGTGTATCGGGAATATCTGATACAATACTCATTACTATTGGATTGGTAGATGGGACTGTATCTTTTAAAAGTAAAGCTACTATGCCCCGATCACCACGTTCAATAGTACTTGTTGCCAACTCTTTAAATACTATATTAATGCTTGGTGCTCCCATCAATTTTTCACTCCTTTATATTAAGGTTAATTTCTCCCATAAGCTGGGTGTTTTCATTATCTTTATTAATCACATCTCTAATTGAAACCAGGTAATCCAAATTTATTTGAAAGTGAAGTACAAAATCCACTATTTCGTATTCTGTTTTTTGAATATTAATAAACCTGTCTTTAACTTGTATACCTATTATAA
This genomic interval from Clostridium kluyveri contains the following:
- a CDS encoding phage tail sheath subtilisin-like domain-containing protein is translated as MGAPSINIVFKELATSTIERGDRGIVALLLKDTVPSTNPIVMSIVSDIPDTLTDANKNQITLAFMGYVNPPKQVIAYVIAEDTTDYTEAQHYLETIRWDYFAFPEIADADVTPFATWIKGLRDNIDKKVKAILPNCPSDHEGVINYANNSNKEGDKTYTAKEYCSRAAGLIAGTPLTISATYAPLSELDDCDHLTKTEMDTAVDAGKFILMNDGEKVKVVRAVNSLVTTTKDKGKKFKKIKIVDIMDLMHGDVKKTISDSYIGKVPNDYDHKILLMSAIGGYFEQLELSGLLDKGSSSVYIDVEAQKAYLKAQGYTTTDGRGVDDMTTQEIKEANTDDKVFIGAATTILDSMEDVDLNIAA
- a CDS encoding phage tail assembly chaperone — translated: MNLLLKVDKSKLVRPEQEVEIKRLSDILGEPFTVTCQALTADEFKELENTKTANEDMVIKGVKDPDFTNQQVIEYYGVVTATEAVNTIFLPGEITSLVKVITNLSGFGTDAIKEIKNSSTQVEK
- a CDS encoding phage tail tube protein, with product MTNAGNYNEEKTIYGNYGSVFLDDSQVAEATALQAKCKVNKVEVPMCGTNSKKYKTVGWDGSGTITLNKVSSRMMLLMATNLKNGIETVFTMISKVSDPGNGGTERVKMSGVKFDELTLADWGSGKLGSESIPFTFEDFEPLDTIDPSIITSA
- a CDS encoding DUF2577 domain-containing protein encodes the protein MNIKNPYNDILLKMRSQGAAYNPPSIDIGKVISSDPLTIQINDTPLTKKNLLVSDFLLANYKRRIKIPSTSATGSTTDGSITSIGIPDAELNFIEGLKKDDMVACLATPDGQKYIVLCKVVSL
- a CDS encoding XkdQ/YqbQ family protein, with amino-acid sequence MINLYSLYNSSSRGLIHTKITNFCKTIVWSGDKDSIARKLEVTMAYSIWDKNQPNVQIGPGTLIWMVEDEKEIFRGHVFDREIDSDTQELKFVAFDCMIYLAKSKSSHNFTNITPEEITRVVCGEAGVFCGDIGVTGLKIDLLAMEKTFYDTIMMAYTKVWHFNGGRYNFYPFMNRDVLEIMNMGVAIDNFVIKPSLNLGKTTYSDSISNMINKVNVYNSKGEYVGTAWQRDWIKAYGILQDVYSAPDDDNAPITTATNMLHGVDETVFVNLIGDTRCTTGWGVKVQIPYIYNLLDTVMCIDADTHTWEVGTGKYTMDLTLNFQTKMKLVEVDAAA
- a CDS encoding DUF2634 domain-containing protein gives rise to the protein MSILPQFDVNIDNVINQSIENSSSTVTTPKEYAWDFENDDFLLKDGKFVIVEGKEALKIWIWKALNTVKMNYSIYSDNYGHDLDSLIGQGFSSGLIESEARRIVWECISLNHHITGMQNFTTAYDGDTLTVSFTALTDQGEVDMDV
- a CDS encoding baseplate J/gp47 family protein, with translation MYSESEETIKTRMLGNISDSVDKTEGYLVYDSVVAASKEFVKVSTELDSIVDKFDLSKLSDDELELRIKQRTGQTRNPAKYAAGILNITGTATIAEGDLFQTPNAVQFKSLESKTITGSGTIEIQAVIPGGSGNIPANQITVMPVAISGVIGVTNPLAAQGGFDAESDAHLLERYYEKLQNPDTGSNIAYFQNLVKEYPGVGDAKVFPTWNGNNTIKLVIIDANKQVPGADLVNEVQNYMDPLGESWGLGYGKAPAFCYTTVEEAAAKTINVSFAIVKDTNYTDEQRLANVEASITEYLKSLAFIDNAVVSYAKIGVAILDSKGVLDYSNLTVNGGTTNIPISLTKTLCETPILGTVAINE
- a CDS encoding transglycosylase SLT domain-containing protein; the encoded protein is MAEIRARIVLEDTMSSQIVSPIEAVNKLTESAKVANNVIDMMTGKNIDVDTTSAINEIKNVKESVTSANNVIDLMSKKKVSINTDNAIDKINEVKNSVNSTAEVIDMVSGKRIDMDTALANSKIGELKNNIKEIVTHPLNIPINATNKTKEVISKVKGDMATIKSTLLSINAVNKTVGVVSKAKSELLSLAKLPVTIAIKAKDETSSVISKIKNNLFSLKTLAATMATNAAGKATIGAASDLEQEQIAMKHFIGYNNQSSSQADVQKMTDSYISQLRTEANITPFGTSEVIAAGRRAVNITSGDTKAGMDLVKLSENMAALNPGKSVMDAMEALADLKTGETERMKEFGFKISQDDINNAGGVESYFKQQTSSEGNIGKVFAGGASELSNSTAGKWSTVTGNLETIGANFGKAFLPVINKILTPLANLLDKNADGFTKFGENIIKIGGKIGTVLTPTFNTISKIIKSVGEPAFKSLSKIVQTVVLPAFKFLGGIAQQYVIPAVTAIAGVVNKYLPPIANSFIKSFNSIKPHLEHFWNVIKVNIIPIVQDLWGKIKEAMPGIQKVFSVAFDIIAKVVGKALDVIAELSPIIKGVYDFIAPILGWIIDLFNGIADAIKKAYDWLTKWLDKDKSNKVTTKDENGKTTTVTMTDWKVGPIPGNNALGTTYWRGGPTWVNENGPELMELPAGTKIHSNRESNNMMKNMQVQASIPNMNTSNITKWGEDIPESMAKGIRQNTKSVTDATTLMASKIKELIHFSVPDKGPLSDFDTYAVDMMKTYGTGIQNNIKSVTTPTTNMSTGVKNIYTDLKNQSLTYGQGIVQELGAGIQSNVGNLTSIVKALTDKVIEEFKTGFGIHSPSLVMYKLSQFIPQGVIKGISSIDIQKFIKNWIGDITSMAGSAMGGNVTEWLTAALGITGTPMSWLPGLLQLVKRESGGNPTAWNSISVGGEHATGLLQMLGSTFREHMVSGLNNIMNPIANAASAIDYIKSRYGNVNNIPNLYGGNYVGYAQGGIATQPSIFGEGDYPEMAIPLKKDNSRSKYLLEQAEALVNGDKKSGIKIIIEKLADKIVVREEADIDKIATALVKKLTIAEMNI